Genomic segment of Helicobacter enhydrae:
GGAAAAAAGTCTGGAGTTTGGAGGTGGGCGATCGGTTTGTCGAGCACGGAGAGAGTGGGGTGGTCGAAGAAATGCTAGGGCTATCGACACAGAGATTGTCACAACGCATCAAAGAGATTTGTGGTTACAAAAGGAGTGAGTGATGAAAGTTTGGGGTATCAAAAATTGCCAAAGTGTCAAAAAGGCTTTGGAGGTGTTGGAGCGTAAAAACATAGCCTATGTGTTTATCGATTACAAAAAAAATCCTCCAAGTGCCGCACAGATCGGGCAGTGGGTGCAGCAAGTCGGTATAGACATCGTGCTCAATGTCAAAGGCAAAACCTATAGGGATTTGCAACTCAAAGATAAGAATCTAAGTCTGGATGCAAAAATCGCGATGATGTGTGAGTATCCCACCCTCATCAAGCGTCCGATTTTGGAAAAAGATGAGGAGGTGTATTTTGGTTTTGATGAGCAAAAGTATGAAGAGATTTTGTAGTCTTTGTATCGCAGTGCTTTTTTTGTATGCTTGTTCTGAGCACAAAGATCAAGAGATCGCAGATCTGAAGCTCCCTCAAGATGCGATGCTCTATGTCACAGATCAAAAACCTCAGAACAATGCTAAGCAGATCCAGAAACTTAAAGAAGTCTATCTTGCTAAGTTTTTTGCACCATTTGGGGATTTGAAGCCCAATCCAAACATCGATGAAGTGTTTTGGATCCAAACTTCGTTGAAAAAAAATTTGGGCTATAGCCATAATCTAGAAAAATTTGACCAAAAAGACACACAGAGTCTTTTGCAACAAATGCAAATCGAGACTTATCCCAATGCGATGCAAAAAGCAATCATCACTAAAGATACAAATGTAAGAGCTGTGCCAACGCTCAAGCCAAGGTTTTCCAAACCCAATGGCTATCCTTTTGATCGGTGGCAGAATTCATTGATTTTTTATGGCACTCCTGTGCTGATCACCCACTATGACAGCACCAAGCGTTTCGCACACATTCAGACAGAGTTTGTCTATGGTTGGGTGGAAGTGAGCGATTTGGCACTGATTGATTCTGCACAAATCAAACAACTTGAACAATCCAAAGCCTTTGTGATGCCAAATCGCGATGATTTCAATCTCTATGAACGCAATGGGGCGTTTGCGACACAAGCACGGATCGGCAAACTTTTTGTGATGGCGGGGGAAAAGCAGGTGTGGGGGTTTTTGAGAAAATCTGATGGGCATTTGAAAATGATCAAACTCCCTATCAAAACCGATGATTTCCACTCGTTTCCACAGGCTTTTTCTCAAGTGGCGGTGGCAGGATATATCAATGATTTGGTGGGGCAGAAATATGGCTGGGGTGGTATGTATGAAGATAGGGATTGTTCGGCTTTTGTCCGCGATATTTATGCAAACTTCGGACTTTATCTACCTCGCAATTCTAAGGCTCAAGGGGAGTATGGGACTCATCAAATCCGCGTAGAACATCTCACAATGGAAGAAAAACGCAAAATCATCATTGAAAACGCACAGCCTTTTGCCACGATTTTTTGGCTCAATGGGCATATTATGATGTATATCGGTAGAGATTCTAAGGGTGATATTATGGTGGCTCATAGTGCTTGGAGCGTGCAGACTCAAGACGCATTTGGCAAAAGAGAGCATAAGCTTGGGGGGGTTGTCATCACGACACTCAAGCCCGGCAATGAGTTCAATGGCTATGTTTCGCGTGCATTGACGCTTGGAGATCGTATCAAAGTGATCAATCGATTAGATCAAGAACTTCAAGGGTTTTAGATGCGTTTGGTGTGGTTGTGTCTGTTTGCCCTTTCGTTGTTTGCCAATGATTTTCAAGTCAAAGTGGGCGTAAGTATCGCACCTTATGCCTATATCGTGGAGAAAATTGGTGGGAGTTTTGTGGAGATCAAAATCATAGTGCCACCCAACAAAAATCCCTATACCTATACCCCCAATTCCGCTCAAGTCAAAGAAATCAAAGATTTCAAAATTTATATTGCTTCAGGGGCTTTGTTTGAGCGTAGGTGGTTGGAGCGTTTTGTCAATATCAATCCGGCATTGCGTGTTTTGAATTTTGCTGAAACCCCTTGCCACTCTGCGTTTTGCTATTCTTGGTTGTCAGTTGATGCAATCAAGGAACAGGCAGAAAAAATCGCACATCTATTAAGAATCATAGATCTCAAGAATGCCCAAAACTACAAACGCAATCTTGAGCAATTCAAACAAGAGCTCGATGAGCTAAAAGGGCAGATTCAATCAGTTTTTGCCGATCCTCTAAGTGGTCGTATGGTGATCGGAGATCAGAGGATCTGGGGGGATTATGTCAAAGAGTTTGGGTTGGATAGTTATGATTTATCCACAGAGCAAAAATTCCCAAGACAATACAATATCTATTGCATTCCCTTTGAGGATTTGAAGGCTAAGAACTATGCAAATCCCAAAATCATCGTTGATATTTTTGCCAAAGATTGGAGGGGAATGATGATGGAACTCACTCAAAATATCGCAAGGAATCACAATGCAAAATAGTAACAATCGTGCAATCAAAATCGCAATTTTCTGCGTGTTTTTCTGTGTCTTTGTGAGTTTATTGACACTTTATGTGTTGATGATTCAGATTGACTCTACAGCAATGATGAGCCACAAGCTTGAGAGCTTGGAAAAACAAGTGCAAGACTTAAAGGGCAAACAATGATTTATACACTCACGCTCAACCCCTCTTTGGATTATATTTTGAATCTCAAGGCTTTGGAGTGTGGCAAGACAAATCGTGTGGAGGATTCTTGCCTGTTTGCAGGTGGCAAGGGGATCAATGTCTCATTAATGCTTCAGAATTTGGGGATAGAG
This window contains:
- a CDS encoding arsenate reductase family protein, producing the protein MKVWGIKNCQSVKKALEVLERKNIAYVFIDYKKNPPSAAQIGQWVQQVGIDIVLNVKGKTYRDLQLKDKNLSLDAKIAMMCEYPTLIKRPILEKDEEVYFGFDEQKYEEIL
- a CDS encoding SH3 domain-containing C40 family peptidase, encoding MKRFCSLCIAVLFLYACSEHKDQEIADLKLPQDAMLYVTDQKPQNNAKQIQKLKEVYLAKFFAPFGDLKPNPNIDEVFWIQTSLKKNLGYSHNLEKFDQKDTQSLLQQMQIETYPNAMQKAIITKDTNVRAVPTLKPRFSKPNGYPFDRWQNSLIFYGTPVLITHYDSTKRFAHIQTEFVYGWVEVSDLALIDSAQIKQLEQSKAFVMPNRDDFNLYERNGAFATQARIGKLFVMAGEKQVWGFLRKSDGHLKMIKLPIKTDDFHSFPQAFSQVAVAGYINDLVGQKYGWGGMYEDRDCSAFVRDIYANFGLYLPRNSKAQGEYGTHQIRVEHLTMEEKRKIIIENAQPFATIFWLNGHIMMYIGRDSKGDIMVAHSAWSVQTQDAFGKREHKLGGVVITTLKPGNEFNGYVSRALTLGDRIKVINRLDQELQGF
- a CDS encoding metal ABC transporter solute-binding protein, Zn/Mn family; protein product: MRLVWLCLFALSLFANDFQVKVGVSIAPYAYIVEKIGGSFVEIKIIVPPNKNPYTYTPNSAQVKEIKDFKIYIASGALFERRWLERFVNINPALRVLNFAETPCHSAFCYSWLSVDAIKEQAEKIAHLLRIIDLKNAQNYKRNLEQFKQELDELKGQIQSVFADPLSGRMVIGDQRIWGDYVKEFGLDSYDLSTEQKFPRQYNIYCIPFEDLKAKNYANPKIIVDIFAKDWRGMMMELTQNIARNHNAK
- a CDS encoding DUF5408 family protein; protein product: MQNSNNRAIKIAIFCVFFCVFVSLLTLYVLMIQIDSTAMMSHKLESLEKQVQDLKGKQ